A single genomic interval of Aegicerativicinus sediminis harbors:
- a CDS encoding DUF4199 domain-containing protein, with product MKNLKIELKWAIIFSIVALIWMVLENLSGLHGKYIDYHMYLTNLFAIPAIIVMVKALKDKKNNYYGGQMSYKQGLISGIIISLIIAFLSPITQWITSNVIAPEYFPNVIERSVELGYYKSTEEASEYFNFGSYVIQGAIGSLIMGILTTAIVMIFIRSKNSKSD from the coding sequence ATGAAAAATCTAAAAATAGAATTGAAATGGGCCATAATTTTTTCAATTGTTGCCTTGATTTGGATGGTCTTGGAAAACCTATCAGGACTTCACGGAAAATATATTGATTACCACATGTACCTCACCAATCTTTTTGCAATACCAGCAATTATCGTAATGGTAAAGGCTTTAAAAGACAAAAAAAACAATTATTACGGTGGCCAAATGAGTTATAAACAAGGTTTGATTTCGGGCATCATTATCTCCCTCATTATTGCCTTTTTGAGTCCGATTACACAGTGGATCACATCTAATGTAATAGCTCCAGAATATTTTCCAAATGTAATAGAACGTTCAGTGGAACTTGGCTATTACAAATCAACAGAGGAGGCTTCAGAATATTTCAATTTTGGAAGCTATGTAATTCAAGGAGCCATTGGAAGTTTAATTATGGGAATATTAACGACCGCGATAGTTATGATTTTTATTCGTTCAAAAAACTCAAAGTCCGATTGA
- a CDS encoding M28 family peptidase — protein MNKFPIILLAFLFITACKRNTSIDIDFLNEKLLIHHLRVISHDSLQGRLFGSEGNEKARQFISKQFDSLGIEPAFSNGNIQNFTHNFTAAEWEKTKHFNTPHSQSEVVEDTSVSGGNVVVKIDGAREEAFFITAHLDHLGVDNNTIYNGADDNASGVAALLSIGNYFKNHKPNHTLILAAVDAEEIGSLGCEYLVNHSPVPLEKVILNVNMDMIGRNEDNEIYASGLYHNQQLQKPLNRLSTENIKLLFGHDNPHNKAVSDWTNSSDHRIFYNHDIPFIYFGVEDHKDYHEPTDTFENIDTEFYIHSVELIIHAIEALDNTL, from the coding sequence ATGAACAAATTTCCTATCATCCTTTTAGCCTTTCTTTTTATTACTGCTTGTAAAAGAAATACCTCCATAGATATAGACTTTTTAAACGAAAAACTCTTAATACATCATCTTAGGGTAATTTCCCACGATTCCTTGCAAGGTCGATTATTTGGAAGCGAAGGCAACGAAAAAGCAAGGCAATTTATTTCGAAACAATTCGATTCCCTCGGGATAGAACCTGCCTTTTCAAATGGAAATATTCAAAACTTCACACATAACTTCACAGCGGCTGAATGGGAAAAAACAAAACATTTCAATACTCCTCACTCGCAGAGTGAGGTGGTTGAAGATACTTCAGTTTCTGGAGGAAACGTGGTGGTTAAAATTGATGGGGCAAGAGAAGAAGCTTTTTTTATTACAGCCCACTTAGATCATTTGGGGGTTGACAACAACACTATTTATAATGGTGCTGATGATAATGCTTCAGGGGTAGCAGCATTATTGAGCATTGGCAATTATTTTAAAAACCACAAACCAAACCATACTCTTATCTTAGCTGCTGTAGATGCTGAAGAAATTGGTTCACTAGGTTGCGAGTATTTGGTTAATCATTCACCCGTACCCCTAGAAAAGGTAATACTAAATGTGAATATGGACATGATTGGCCGTAATGAAGACAATGAAATCTATGCCTCTGGTTTATACCATAATCAACAATTACAGAAACCTTTAAACAGGCTTTCTACAGAAAATATTAAGCTATTATTCGGTCATGATAACCCCCACAACAAAGCGGTTTCTGATTGGACGAATTCTTCAGATCATCGAATTTTTTATAATCACGACATACCCTTTATCTATTTCGGCGTGGAAGACCATAAGGATTACCATGAACCAACAGATACTTTTGAAAATATAGATACGGAATTTTACATCCATTCTGTTGAACTTATAATACATGCTATTGAAGCATTAGACAATACCCTTTAA
- a CDS encoding DUF6090 family protein, protein MIKLFRNMRKGLISDKNFGRYLLYAFGEIVLVVIGILIALSINNWNENRKRKNKEIYYLNSVKTSIDLSQKEFNRVINDAEEIHSSADTLIVLLATNSTNKLRNKTLDSLMYNSGDYSIMSLNDAGIKEILNTGSLDIIQDEGIRIILASWDERIHEIRKFENETENLARNYDKYIMDFIDLSRFFTDSLQGIVIPDKRNDLISDPVFRNHLGKISFAHAKMHNMYTEEKQFLDSLDILIDNYLDKNP, encoded by the coding sequence ATGATTAAATTGTTTAGAAATATGCGTAAAGGGTTAATTTCAGATAAAAATTTTGGCAGATATCTATTATATGCCTTTGGGGAAATTGTATTGGTAGTCATAGGTATTCTCATTGCCCTTTCAATTAATAATTGGAATGAGAACCGGAAACGAAAGAATAAAGAAATCTATTACCTAAATAGTGTAAAAACAAGTATTGATCTCTCCCAAAAAGAATTTAATAGAGTAATAAATGATGCTGAAGAAATTCATTCTAGTGCCGACACATTAATAGTTTTGTTGGCCACAAATAGTACCAACAAATTAAGAAACAAAACTTTGGACTCCTTAATGTACAATTCAGGAGATTATAGCATTATGTCGTTAAACGATGCTGGAATTAAAGAAATATTAAACACAGGTTCTTTAGATATTATTCAAGATGAAGGAATTAGAATCATATTAGCGTCTTGGGATGAACGCATTCATGAGATAAGGAAATTTGAAAATGAAACTGAGAACCTTGCTCGGAATTATGACAAGTATATTATGGATTTTATTGACTTATCGAGATTTTTCACAGACTCACTTCAGGGAATCGTAATACCTGATAAAAGGAATGATCTTATCTCCGACCCGGTTTTCCGGAATCATTTAGGAAAAATCTCTTTTGCTCATGCGAAAATGCATAACATGTATACAGAGGAAAAACAGTTTTTGGATTCTTTGGATATTTTAATTGATAACTATCTCGATAAAAATCCCTAA
- a CDS encoding dioxygenase family protein, with protein MKRRTFIHQSSLLAFSISAFGTIQWNGEKFVGDSPTTTDILGPFYRPGTPLRSNIIPKGSKGIPMHLSGTIFKRDGKTPLNNALIEIWQCNENQVYDNATDDYLNRGALRTAADGKYHFTTIVPVPYKANPDNESSWRPAHIHMRVSSPEQQDLITQIYFKGDKYNGSDDSASSPSAANRILEIGTNSNNEKNVVFNVVMNETFPLADNEFKKIEGLYRTDQKIADSDRIYEFVRKDDLLFMKLKGQYVASLKYIGDNTFEGGLGYPKVKFDLQQGGIHHATIESRNGRILAEKFLKYSE; from the coding sequence ATGAAAAGAAGAACATTCATTCATCAATCATCCCTTCTTGCTTTCAGTATCAGTGCCTTTGGAACCATTCAGTGGAATGGTGAAAAGTTTGTTGGGGACTCCCCTACGACCACAGATATTCTTGGGCCATTTTACCGTCCGGGAACTCCTCTGAGAAGTAACATTATACCGAAAGGATCGAAAGGAATTCCTATGCACCTCAGCGGAACAATTTTCAAGCGGGATGGTAAAACGCCACTTAACAATGCCTTAATTGAGATTTGGCAATGCAACGAAAATCAGGTGTACGATAACGCCACGGATGATTACCTCAACAGAGGGGCTTTGAGAACTGCAGCCGATGGCAAATACCATTTCACCACGATTGTGCCAGTACCCTACAAAGCGAATCCAGATAACGAATCGAGTTGGCGACCTGCTCACATACATATGCGCGTTTCTAGCCCCGAGCAACAAGATTTAATCACCCAGATTTATTTCAAGGGAGATAAGTACAACGGTTCAGATGACAGTGCCTCCTCACCATCTGCCGCAAACAGGATTTTAGAAATTGGAACCAATTCCAACAATGAAAAAAATGTTGTGTTTAATGTTGTTATGAACGAGACTTTCCCATTAGCGGATAATGAGTTTAAAAAAATCGAAGGACTTTACCGTACGGATCAAAAGATTGCCGACAGCGATCGCATTTATGAGTTTGTTAGGAAGGACGACCTTCTTTTCATGAAATTAAAGGGTCAATATGTCGCTAGCCTAAAATATATTGGAGATAACACATTTGAAGGCGGATTGGGGTATCCTAAGGTAAAATTCGACCTTCAGCAAGGAGGAATTCATCATGCCACAATAGAATCACGAAATGGCAGGATCTTAGCTGAAAAATTCTTGAAATATTCTGAATAG
- a CDS encoding serine hydrolase domain-containing protein — protein MKSIYTLLFLIFLISCQSKTKETDDLLEARISRIENGLQPNLQIEGDSIPNYNINDRLKELGIPGVSIAILNDGKIEWAKGYGMADSTENRLVSTETMFLAGSISKPVAAIRAHQLTEEGKIHLDSNANTYLTSWKLPDNDYTTNEKVTTRRILNHTAGLTVWGFPGYDKGDTIPTVPEVLDGKGNTDSVRVYKEPGESWMYSGGGYTIMQLMITDLEGKSFPEIMQTNVLDPLGMTRSTFENPLPENYHSIAATGYRADGKEVEGKWPIYPEMAAAGLWTTPSQLILWAKEIQKIQQSGEDGLLKASTVNEMLNPGMNNHGLGPGVSEHTYGHGGADEGFRANLVAWKEKPIAVVIMVNSDNGSIMQEIMLSLAKEYDLPGVEPQKRSIIKKTEEQRMVYIGKYTIPERGEVSIEIKDEGLEVIPDFTDGSLYILPETDSTYFDSSNGSYFNFTFENEKVVGFKFGRIEANKIEE, from the coding sequence ATGAAATCGATTTACACTTTACTATTTTTAATATTCCTTATTAGTTGCCAATCTAAAACCAAGGAAACAGATGACCTTTTAGAAGCGCGTATTTCTAGAATCGAAAATGGCCTCCAACCCAATCTTCAGATTGAGGGAGATAGTATTCCTAATTATAATATTAATGACCGACTGAAAGAACTCGGAATTCCAGGAGTAAGTATAGCAATATTGAATGATGGTAAAATTGAATGGGCTAAAGGTTATGGAATGGCTGATAGCACAGAAAACCGACTTGTTTCAACCGAAACAATGTTTCTTGCCGGCTCCATAAGCAAGCCTGTAGCTGCAATTAGGGCTCACCAACTTACCGAGGAAGGAAAAATTCACTTAGATTCTAATGCCAATACGTATTTAACTAGTTGGAAATTACCCGATAATGACTACACCACTAATGAAAAAGTTACCACAAGAAGAATCCTTAACCATACTGCAGGTTTAACGGTTTGGGGGTTTCCTGGTTACGATAAAGGAGATACTATACCAACAGTCCCGGAAGTATTAGACGGAAAAGGCAACACAGATTCGGTCAGGGTTTATAAAGAACCTGGCGAAAGTTGGATGTATTCTGGTGGAGGTTATACCATTATGCAATTAATGATTACAGATCTTGAAGGAAAATCCTTCCCTGAAATCATGCAGACCAATGTCCTCGATCCACTAGGCATGACAAGGAGCACCTTTGAGAATCCGCTTCCCGAAAATTATCATTCCATTGCGGCAACAGGCTATAGAGCAGATGGTAAAGAAGTAGAAGGAAAATGGCCCATATACCCAGAAATGGCGGCAGCCGGTCTCTGGACAACACCATCACAGCTAATTCTTTGGGCAAAAGAAATTCAGAAAATACAACAATCTGGCGAGGATGGTTTATTAAAGGCATCTACGGTTAATGAAATGCTTAACCCTGGAATGAACAACCATGGTTTGGGCCCTGGCGTTAGCGAGCATACTTATGGACACGGAGGTGCTGATGAAGGCTTTAGAGCCAATCTTGTAGCATGGAAAGAAAAACCCATTGCCGTTGTTATCATGGTAAATTCTGATAACGGAAGCATCATGCAAGAAATCATGTTGAGCCTCGCAAAAGAATATGATTTACCGGGTGTTGAACCACAAAAGCGTTCAATTATCAAAAAAACTGAAGAACAGCGCATGGTTTACATTGGTAAATATACCATTCCTGAACGTGGAGAGGTTTCTATTGAAATTAAGGATGAAGGACTAGAGGTTATTCCAGATTTTACAGATGGGTCTTTGTATATTTTGCCAGAAACTGATAGCACTTATTTTGACTCAAGCAATGGAAGTTACTTCAATTTTACTTTTGAAAATGAAAAAGTAGTTGGGTTTAAGTTTGGTCGTATTGAAGCTAATAAAATAGAGGAGTAA
- the fdhD gene encoding formate dehydrogenase accessory sulfurtransferase FdhD, whose amino-acid sequence MATRQYEGIKFQEFGSSRVLDALTVEEALQININNEPFTVSMRTPGEDIALARGILHAEDVLNDKNFQPEIVIEQKSDKGIITIVNTNIPEDKMGKGYTNSRSLLSVSSCGICGKTSLEDLIFDTSQIDENSTIDVDLIHELFERMLLNQRNFKKSGGTHAATAFNINGELLYTMEDIGRHNAVDKVVGKLINDGALTQAKILTVSGRISYEIVVKCFKAKIPILAAVSAPSSLAVDYAKELGITLFAFSRNNRTTCYSHPERITINFHNKNEAS is encoded by the coding sequence ATGGCAACTAGGCAATATGAAGGCATAAAATTTCAAGAATTCGGATCTTCCCGAGTTCTTGACGCATTGACTGTTGAGGAAGCTCTTCAAATTAACATTAACAACGAGCCTTTTACTGTATCGATGCGTACTCCCGGCGAGGATATTGCCTTGGCCAGAGGTATATTGCATGCTGAAGATGTTTTAAATGATAAAAACTTCCAACCTGAAATTGTCATTGAACAAAAAAGTGACAAGGGAATTATTACAATAGTTAACACCAACATTCCAGAAGATAAAATGGGTAAAGGGTATACAAATAGCCGTAGCCTATTATCCGTTTCTTCCTGCGGTATTTGCGGCAAAACATCATTGGAAGATTTAATTTTCGATACATCTCAAATTGACGAAAACAGTACGATTGATGTAGACTTAATCCACGAACTTTTTGAGCGAATGTTGTTGAACCAAAGGAATTTTAAAAAGTCTGGAGGTACTCATGCCGCCACTGCATTTAACATAAATGGAGAATTGCTTTACACCATGGAGGATATAGGCAGGCATAATGCGGTAGACAAAGTTGTTGGCAAATTAATAAATGATGGGGCTTTAACCCAAGCAAAAATTTTGACTGTAAGCGGCCGAATATCCTACGAAATTGTTGTTAAATGTTTCAAGGCTAAAATTCCGATTTTGGCAGCAGTATCGGCACCATCTTCATTGGCTGTGGATTATGCCAAAGAATTGGGAATTACCCTTTTTGCATTCAGCAGAAATAATAGAACTACTTGCTATTCGCATCCTGAGCGAATTACAATAAATTTTCACAACAAAAACGAAGCTAGTTAA
- a CDS encoding putative signal transducing protein, producing the protein MNSEHEIPIIEVYSGSFIEVGMVKTILEDAEIRVFIKDEIMGTLNPWHTSSGGFGAVKIFVSNSDKEKAEQIVTEYLKE; encoded by the coding sequence ATGAATAGTGAGCATGAAATACCAATCATAGAAGTTTATTCAGGATCATTCATCGAAGTCGGAATGGTAAAAACCATTCTTGAAGATGCAGAAATTAGGGTGTTTATAAAAGATGAAATCATGGGGACTCTGAATCCGTGGCATACCTCTTCAGGAGGATTTGGTGCTGTTAAAATATTTGTTTCCAATAGTGATAAGGAAAAAGCTGAACAGATAGTAACCGAATATTTAAAAGAATGA
- the fdhF gene encoding formate dehydrogenase subunit alpha, whose product MKTAFIDNQEFKINDGEMMLSFIRRHKGTKLVPTLCDAPNLEPFGSCRVCSVEVALEEGGKTKTMASCHSPIGEGQYIYTSTPSIKKLRKNILELVLTDHPLDCLTCEVNGNCELQSVAAQVGIRDVRYPEGDNHLQKEKDLSHPYMTSDFSKCINCYRCVRACDEVQGEFVLSMAGRGFDSHIIKGLDQSFMDSDCVSCGACSQACPTSAISDVFQSKAIFATEKTRTICTYCGVGCNLEVSSTNGEILSIRAPYDAEVNQGHTCLKGRYAFKFYNHPERLDSPMIKRNGEFEKVSWEEVYSYITDKFTHYKNEFGPDSLAGISSSRCTNEENYLMQKFFRAVIQTNNIDGCARVCHSPTALGMQRTFGTGAATNSIEDLKHTNCILVIGANPTDAHPVTGAKLKQFAMKSDNVSIVIDPRRTELARYATFHLPLRPGTNVAVLNTMMYYIIKEGLADESFIANRTEGFKEFRDELLNLDIDKMESVSGVDRQLVRQAAIAYAKAPNAMSFHGLGVTEHSQGTFTVMQIADLAMITGNIGRKGVGVNPLRGQNNVQGSADMGVQPHQGAGYLDVTKDEVNKKYNQFYGVEVPKHIGYKIPEMFDAALAGKLKAIWIIGEDVVQTDPNTQKVIRALEATDLVIVQELFMTETAKHADVILPGASFLEKSGTFTNGERRVQAVRQVVPPYPGSKPDGQIIIDIMNRMGYKQADYTPDGMLEEISQIVPFFEGISWDRLGINGLQWPVSANGTDTKILHTSEFKRGKGYFEFNPWEETKELTTHSKDYPYILTTNRELEHYNCGAMTRRTANEQLLKSDYLMINPEDAEIHFIEDGDFVCLESARGKVDVRARITDEVNKGVLSTTFHFPEIMINNITGDVHDSEAMCPEYKVVAVRIRKSKGKFKQLAMEE is encoded by the coding sequence ATGAAAACTGCTTTTATCGATAACCAAGAATTTAAAATTAACGATGGCGAAATGATGTTATCATTTATTCGTCGCCACAAGGGGACTAAACTTGTCCCAACCCTTTGCGATGCCCCAAATTTGGAACCCTTTGGTTCCTGCAGGGTATGTAGTGTGGAAGTAGCATTGGAAGAAGGTGGCAAAACCAAAACTATGGCTTCTTGCCACAGTCCAATTGGTGAAGGACAGTACATTTATACAAGTACCCCCAGCATCAAAAAATTGCGTAAAAACATATTAGAGTTAGTCCTAACGGATCATCCACTAGATTGTTTAACCTGTGAGGTAAATGGTAATTGTGAATTACAATCAGTAGCTGCACAAGTGGGAATCAGGGATGTTCGGTATCCTGAAGGCGATAACCATTTGCAAAAAGAAAAAGACTTGAGCCATCCTTATATGACATCCGATTTTTCTAAATGCATTAATTGCTACAGATGTGTTAGGGCATGTGATGAAGTTCAAGGGGAATTTGTTTTGAGTATGGCAGGAAGAGGATTCGACTCCCATATTATTAAAGGCCTAGACCAATCTTTTATGGACTCGGATTGTGTAAGTTGCGGAGCCTGTTCCCAAGCCTGTCCGACATCGGCCATTTCAGATGTTTTTCAATCAAAAGCCATTTTTGCAACCGAAAAAACCAGAACTATTTGTACCTATTGTGGTGTCGGCTGCAACCTTGAGGTATCTTCCACAAATGGTGAAATATTAAGCATTAGAGCTCCGTACGACGCCGAAGTAAATCAAGGCCACACATGCTTAAAAGGTCGCTATGCTTTTAAGTTTTATAATCATCCAGAGCGATTAGATTCACCTATGATCAAAAGAAATGGTGAATTTGAAAAGGTAAGTTGGGAGGAAGTCTATAGCTATATTACAGACAAATTCACACATTACAAAAATGAATTCGGACCCGATTCATTAGCTGGTATTTCCTCATCTAGATGTACCAACGAAGAAAATTATTTGATGCAAAAGTTTTTTCGAGCGGTCATCCAAACCAACAACATAGATGGCTGTGCAAGGGTTTGCCATTCTCCTACTGCACTTGGCATGCAAAGAACGTTCGGAACGGGAGCGGCCACAAATTCTATTGAAGATTTAAAACACACCAATTGCATCCTTGTTATTGGTGCCAATCCTACAGATGCACATCCAGTTACCGGAGCCAAATTAAAACAGTTTGCAATGAAATCTGACAATGTCTCTATTGTCATTGATCCAAGACGTACTGAATTAGCTCGTTACGCCACCTTCCATTTACCCTTGAGACCGGGAACAAATGTTGCCGTTCTAAATACGATGATGTACTACATTATAAAAGAAGGATTAGCCGATGAATCATTCATCGCCAACCGTACCGAAGGCTTTAAGGAATTCAGAGATGAATTATTGAACTTAGATATCGATAAAATGGAGTCGGTTTCTGGGGTAGACCGACAACTTGTACGCCAAGCAGCCATTGCCTATGCAAAGGCACCAAACGCAATGTCTTTTCATGGTTTGGGGGTAACAGAACATTCACAGGGCACATTTACGGTAATGCAAATTGCCGACCTCGCTATGATTACGGGTAATATAGGCAGGAAAGGTGTGGGGGTAAATCCACTTAGGGGACAAAACAATGTCCAAGGCTCAGCAGATATGGGTGTTCAACCTCATCAAGGTGCAGGTTACCTCGATGTAACTAAGGATGAGGTGAACAAAAAATACAATCAATTTTATGGAGTGGAAGTTCCAAAACATATCGGCTACAAAATTCCTGAGATGTTTGATGCTGCTCTTGCTGGCAAACTAAAAGCCATATGGATTATTGGGGAGGATGTGGTTCAAACTGACCCTAACACCCAAAAAGTAATTAGGGCTTTGGAAGCTACAGATTTAGTGATTGTCCAAGAACTATTCATGACGGAAACAGCCAAACATGCAGATGTGATTTTACCAGGGGCGTCGTTTTTAGAGAAAAGCGGCACATTCACTAATGGGGAACGTCGGGTACAAGCAGTGCGACAAGTAGTACCTCCATACCCAGGGTCTAAGCCAGACGGACAAATTATTATTGACATCATGAATCGCATGGGATATAAGCAAGCTGATTATACCCCTGACGGTATGTTGGAAGAAATTTCACAGATTGTTCCTTTCTTTGAGGGAATCAGCTGGGATCGACTTGGGATAAATGGCTTGCAATGGCCAGTGAGTGCAAATGGAACAGACACTAAAATATTGCACACATCTGAATTTAAACGAGGTAAAGGTTATTTTGAATTTAATCCTTGGGAGGAAACAAAAGAATTAACTACTCACTCCAAAGATTATCCCTATATACTAACTACAAATCGTGAATTGGAACATTACAATTGCGGTGCTATGACCAGAAGAACCGCCAATGAGCAATTGCTGAAAAGTGACTACCTAATGATCAACCCAGAAGATGCAGAAATCCATTTTATTGAAGATGGAGATTTTGTATGCTTGGAGTCAGCACGGGGCAAGGTAGATGTACGTGCCAGGATTACAGACGAAGTAAATAAAGGGGTTCTCAGCACTACCTTCCATTTTCCTGAAATTATGATCAACAATATCACTGGAGATGTTCACGATTCTGAGGCCATGTGTCCAGAATATAAAGTAGTTGCCGTACGGATAAGAAAAAGTAAAGGAAAGTTCAAGCAGTTGGCAATGGAGGAATAA
- a CDS encoding NADH-ubiquinone oxidoreductase-F iron-sulfur binding region domain-containing protein, with translation MSNNLSELLGRKGVEESLFDKMGKLSKPEGSPDDDSLAKLADEFLIGKANTFGTSSFYDFLKPENKDKKVYVCNGTACYCSGTQPEVIETLRLQFKDTEIGHMTCLGRCHENYAFHYKGKNYSGNAINNLEEIVSEKEGNNTDQYTVAAFDKPILTAEFTSIEKYYEPFLKTLKTDSAKVLEEIKSSNLRGRGGAGFPMGMKLEFCRKEENKTKFIICNADEGDPGAYTDRYLLEERPHSVLFGMLIAGYVTHASYGILYIRAEYPEAVKVVQTAINELKDQGLVGENIKGSGFNYNFKIIQAQGSYICGEETALINSIEGQRPEVRVRPPFPAQKGLFNKPTTVNNVETLAALHYIISNGGEAWHGIGTDRSSGTKLVSLDSLFNNPGVYEVPMGTPLSTLVYDLGGGFKKPVKSLQIGGPLGGLVPVSKIKDLTIDFESFSKAGFLLGHASVICVPEELPIMAFIEHLFDFAAYESCGKCFPCRLGTKRGQELAYKALHSEYKIDYSLFTDLLSTLEQGSLCAHGGGIPLPIRNALMYFEEELKPYFNRD, from the coding sequence ATGTCTAATAACTTAAGTGAATTATTAGGAAGAAAAGGTGTTGAAGAAAGCCTCTTCGATAAAATGGGGAAACTTTCAAAACCTGAAGGTAGCCCAGACGATGACAGTTTGGCAAAATTGGCCGATGAATTTTTGATCGGTAAAGCAAATACCTTTGGCACTTCCTCTTTTTACGATTTTTTAAAACCCGAAAATAAAGACAAAAAAGTGTATGTCTGCAACGGTACAGCGTGTTACTGCTCCGGGACGCAACCAGAAGTTATAGAGACGCTAAGGTTGCAATTTAAGGACACAGAAATTGGACATATGACTTGCCTTGGTCGCTGTCATGAAAATTATGCCTTCCATTATAAGGGCAAAAATTATTCTGGAAATGCCATCAATAATTTAGAAGAAATTGTTTCCGAAAAAGAAGGGAATAACACAGACCAATATACAGTTGCAGCATTTGATAAACCAATCCTAACCGCAGAGTTTACATCTATTGAAAAGTACTACGAGCCCTTTTTAAAGACATTAAAAACAGATTCTGCAAAGGTTCTAGAAGAAATTAAATCTTCAAATCTGCGTGGTCGTGGAGGGGCAGGTTTCCCCATGGGCATGAAGTTGGAATTTTGTCGTAAAGAAGAAAATAAAACCAAATTCATTATCTGTAACGCAGATGAAGGAGACCCAGGCGCATATACCGATCGCTATTTGCTGGAAGAACGGCCACATTCTGTCTTGTTTGGGATGCTAATAGCTGGTTATGTAACCCATGCATCCTACGGTATTTTATACATACGGGCTGAATACCCTGAAGCCGTAAAAGTGGTCCAAACGGCCATCAACGAATTAAAAGATCAGGGGTTAGTAGGAGAGAATATTAAGGGCTCAGGATTCAACTATAATTTTAAAATAATACAAGCACAAGGGTCATATATATGCGGCGAAGAAACTGCCTTAATTAATTCCATTGAAGGACAACGACCCGAGGTACGTGTTCGACCACCATTCCCAGCACAAAAGGGTTTGTTCAACAAACCTACAACGGTGAATAACGTAGAAACCCTTGCTGCACTTCATTATATAATTTCAAATGGAGGTGAAGCTTGGCATGGCATAGGCACTGACCGTTCATCTGGAACAAAACTCGTTTCCCTTGACAGCCTGTTTAATAACCCAGGAGTATATGAAGTACCAATGGGAACACCTCTCTCAACATTAGTATATGACCTTGGAGGTGGTTTTAAAAAACCGGTGAAATCCTTACAAATTGGCGGTCCTTTAGGTGGACTGGTTCCTGTTTCTAAAATTAAGGATCTAACAATAGATTTCGAATCATTTTCAAAAGCGGGATTTTTATTAGGGCATGCCTCCGTAATTTGTGTACCTGAAGAGCTACCGATCATGGCATTTATTGAGCACTTGTTTGACTTTGCTGCTTACGAAAGTTGCGGGAAATGCTTTCCTTGCAGACTAGGGACTAAAAGAGGTCAGGAACTAGCGTACAAAGCTTTGCATTCAGAGTACAAAATAGACTACAGTCTATTTACTGATTTATTGTCCACACTAGAACAAGGTTCACTTTGTGCTCATGGTGGAGGTATCCCATTACCAATAAGAAACGCCCTAATGTATTTTGAAGAAGAATTAAAACCTTATTTTAATCGAGATTAA
- a CDS encoding DoxX family protein: MIKTILLILLGLFFILNGVNHLINTSFYEEYSHKKGLISPKLMVRISGIALIFGGLSLATGYLMTIGIIGLSAFLVIASFTIHQFWKEEGHDKKLLEGMHFAKNMAILTELIYVANS; the protein is encoded by the coding sequence ATGATTAAAACCATACTATTAATTTTATTAGGCCTTTTTTTCATATTGAATGGGGTAAACCATTTAATAAACACTAGTTTTTATGAAGAATATTCCCATAAAAAAGGTTTAATATCCCCAAAACTAATGGTTCGCATCAGTGGTATTGCGCTTATATTCGGCGGACTTTCTCTAGCCACAGGATATCTAATGACTATTGGAATTATTGGTCTTTCAGCTTTTTTGGTAATTGCTTCGTTTACCATCCACCAATTTTGGAAGGAAGAAGGTCATGATAAAAAACTGCTAGAAGGGATGCACTTTGCAAAGAATATGGCCATACTAACTGAGTTGATATACGTTGCTAATTCTTGA